One segment of Microbispora sp. ZYX-F-249 DNA contains the following:
- a CDS encoding D-sedoheptulose-7-phosphate isomerase, with amino-acid sequence MHPHLARLSTALTAVDPETPKIHAWGYKLAAVLSGGGRLLACGNGGSAAEAQHLTAELVGRYRADRRPYAAIPLHADTSSLTAIGNDFGMAELYARQVRAHGRPGDVLMCLSTSGTSRNVTEAAEAGRQCGLTTWALTGPGPNPLAELCDEALTVPADDTATIQEVHLTVIHMLCDVIEKAVV; translated from the coding sequence ATGCATCCTCATCTGGCCCGGCTGAGCACCGCGCTGACGGCGGTGGACCCGGAAACGCCCAAGATCCACGCCTGGGGTTACAAGCTCGCGGCCGTCCTCAGCGGCGGGGGGCGGCTGCTCGCCTGCGGCAACGGCGGCTCGGCCGCCGAGGCGCAGCACCTGACCGCGGAGCTGGTCGGGCGCTACCGCGCCGACCGCCGGCCGTACGCCGCGATCCCGCTGCACGCCGACACCTCGTCGCTGACCGCCATCGGCAACGACTTCGGCATGGCCGAGCTGTACGCGCGGCAGGTGCGGGCGCACGGCCGCCCCGGCGACGTGCTGATGTGCCTGTCGACCAGCGGGACGAGCCGCAACGTGACCGAGGCGGCCGAGGCCGGGCGCCAGTGCGGGCTGACGACCTGGGCGCTGACCGGGCCCGGCCCGAACCCGCTGGCCGAGTTGTGCGACGAGGCCCTGACCGTGCCCGCGGACGACACCGCGACCATCCAGGAGGTGCACCTCACGGTGATCCACATGCTCTGTGACGTGATCGAGAAGGCGGTCGTGTGA
- a CDS encoding glycosyltransferase, whose translation MRIALVSEHASPLATLGGVDAGGQNVHVAALALALAERGNEVVVLTRRTSPDQPDAVSMAPGVTVEHVPAGPAEPLPKDELLPHMPEFGAYLARRWKAEPPDVAHAHFWMSGLATLTAAEPLAIPVVQTYHALGTVKRRWQGEADTSPPGRIAIERDIGRRAVAVVATCSDEVRELVAMGVPRDRIAVVPCGVDLGLFRPDGPVFLRGDRPRVLSIGRMVPRKGVDTVVRALRHVPDAELVIAGGDPGDEESARLRTLAAGLGLGDRVRLIGSVSRAEVPDLMRSADVLVTVPWYEPFGMVPLEALACGVPVIASAVGGHLDTVAGCGVLVPPRRPRALSRALGDLLTRPDVRAALSAAGARRARARYGWPRVAEQTESVYRNLAGGCLRTLAAAGG comes from the coding sequence ATGAGGATCGCCCTGGTGTCGGAGCACGCGAGCCCGCTGGCGACCCTCGGCGGCGTGGACGCCGGCGGGCAGAACGTGCACGTCGCGGCGCTGGCCCTGGCCCTCGCGGAGCGGGGCAACGAGGTCGTCGTGCTCACGCGGCGCACCTCCCCCGACCAGCCGGACGCCGTGTCCATGGCTCCCGGCGTCACCGTCGAGCACGTGCCGGCCGGGCCGGCCGAGCCGCTGCCCAAGGACGAGCTGCTGCCCCACATGCCGGAGTTCGGGGCGTACCTGGCCCGCCGATGGAAGGCCGAGCCGCCCGACGTGGCGCACGCGCACTTCTGGATGAGCGGCCTCGCCACGCTGACGGCGGCGGAGCCGCTCGCGATCCCGGTCGTGCAGACCTACCACGCGCTCGGCACGGTGAAGCGGCGCTGGCAGGGCGAGGCCGACACCAGCCCGCCGGGCCGGATCGCGATCGAGCGCGACATCGGCCGCCGGGCGGTCGCGGTCGTCGCCACCTGCTCCGACGAGGTGCGCGAGCTCGTCGCGATGGGCGTGCCGCGCGACCGGATCGCGGTCGTGCCGTGCGGCGTCGACCTCGGCCTGTTCCGGCCGGACGGCCCCGTCTTCCTGCGCGGCGACCGGCCGCGGGTGCTGAGCATCGGCCGCATGGTGCCGCGCAAGGGGGTGGACACCGTCGTCCGCGCCCTGCGTCACGTGCCGGACGCCGAGCTCGTCATCGCGGGCGGCGACCCGGGCGACGAGGAGAGCGCGCGGCTGCGCACGCTGGCCGCAGGCCTCGGCCTCGGCGACCGGGTCCGGCTGATCGGCAGCGTGAGCCGGGCCGAGGTGCCCGATCTCATGCGCTCGGCCGACGTGCTGGTCACCGTGCCCTGGTACGAGCCGTTCGGCATGGTGCCCCTGGAGGCCCTGGCCTGCGGGGTGCCGGTGATCGCCTCGGCGGTCGGCGGTCACCTCGACACCGTCGCGGGATGCGGAGTGCTCGTGCCGCCCCGGCGGCCGCGTGCGCTGTCCCGCGCGCTCGGCGACCTGCTGACCCGGCCCGACGTGCGGGCGGCGCTGTCGGCCGCCGGGGCCCGGCGGGCCCGGGCCCGCTATGGCTGGCCCAGGGTCGCCGAGCAGACCGAGTCCGTCTACCGAAACCTGGCCGGCGGGTGTCTTCGCACCCTCGCCGCCGCGGGAGGCTGA
- a CDS encoding glycosyltransferase, translating into MKIMVWHVHGSWTTSFVHGAHEYLVPLTPDRGPDGRGRADTYPWPGSVREVPYDRFAAEDVDVVVYQRPHEIELAREWLGRDVPGVYVEHNTPAGDVPKSRHPLADRDDIPLVHVTHFNDLFWDSGRAPTHVIEHGVVDPGYLYTGELARAGVVVNEPIRRWRVAGTDLLPTFAATAPLDVFGMKVTNLPSKLGLDREMGTFEDLPQAAMHAELARRRVYLHPYRWTSLGLSLIEAMMIGMPIVALATTEAVEAVPPEAGVVSTKLPTLLRALDRFANEPELAVQAGKAARAAALAHYNLDRFLADWDRLLTSIVPA; encoded by the coding sequence ATGAAGATCATGGTCTGGCACGTCCACGGTTCGTGGACCACCTCCTTCGTGCACGGGGCGCACGAGTATCTGGTGCCGCTCACCCCCGACCGCGGCCCCGACGGGCGGGGCCGGGCCGACACCTATCCCTGGCCCGGCAGCGTCCGGGAGGTCCCGTACGACCGGTTCGCCGCCGAGGACGTCGACGTGGTCGTCTACCAGCGGCCGCACGAGATCGAACTGGCCCGCGAGTGGCTGGGGCGCGACGTGCCCGGTGTCTACGTGGAGCACAACACCCCGGCCGGGGACGTGCCCAAGAGCCGCCACCCGCTGGCCGACCGGGACGACATCCCGCTCGTCCACGTCACCCACTTCAACGACCTGTTCTGGGACTCCGGGCGGGCCCCGACCCATGTCATCGAGCACGGCGTGGTCGACCCCGGCTATCTCTACACCGGCGAGCTGGCCCGCGCCGGCGTGGTCGTCAACGAGCCGATCAGGCGCTGGCGGGTCGCGGGGACCGACCTGCTGCCCACGTTCGCCGCGACGGCCCCGCTCGACGTGTTCGGCATGAAGGTGACCAACCTGCCGTCCAAGCTCGGCCTGGACCGGGAGATGGGAACGTTCGAGGACCTCCCCCAGGCCGCCATGCACGCCGAGCTGGCCCGGCGGCGGGTCTACCTGCACCCCTACCGCTGGACCTCGCTCGGACTGTCGCTCATCGAGGCCATGATGATCGGCATGCCGATCGTCGCGCTCGCCACCACCGAGGCCGTGGAGGCGGTGCCGCCGGAGGCCGGGGTCGTCTCGACCAAGCTGCCCACGCTGCTACGGGCCCTCGACCGGTTCGCGAACGAGCCCGAACTCGCCGTCCAGGCCGGAAAGGCGGCCCGCGCGGCCGCGCTGGCCCACTACAACCTCGACCGCTTCCTCGCAGACTGGGACAGATTGCTCACCTCGATCGTCCCGGCATGA
- a CDS encoding SDR family oxidoreductase, whose product MVGNVLITGGASGLGRATATAVAKAGGRPLVVDVDEPDGGFDHVRADLADREQAERAVRELAERAGGLDGVVTAAGIDACGRLEDVAAEQWERVIAVNLLGTAAVVRAALPYLRTSGGKVVTVASTLGVRALSDATAYCASKFGVVGFTRALAAELAGQVGVTLLIPGGMRTNFFNDRPEQYKPGPDARLNQPEDVASAILFALGQPQGCEVRELVVAASTETSWP is encoded by the coding sequence ATGGTGGGAAACGTATTGATCACCGGGGGCGCGTCCGGCCTGGGCCGGGCCACCGCGACGGCGGTCGCCAAGGCAGGCGGCCGGCCGCTGGTCGTCGACGTCGACGAGCCGGACGGCGGGTTCGACCACGTGCGCGCCGACCTGGCCGACCGGGAACAGGCCGAGCGGGCCGTACGCGAGCTCGCCGAGCGGGCGGGCGGGCTCGACGGCGTCGTGACGGCGGCGGGCATCGACGCCTGCGGCCGGCTGGAGGACGTGGCCGCCGAGCAGTGGGAACGGGTGATCGCGGTCAACCTGCTCGGGACCGCGGCCGTGGTCAGGGCGGCCCTGCCGTACCTGCGCACCTCCGGCGGCAAGGTCGTCACCGTCGCCTCCACGCTCGGGGTGCGCGCGCTCAGCGACGCGACGGCCTACTGCGCCTCCAAGTTCGGCGTCGTGGGCTTCACCCGGGCCCTGGCGGCCGAGCTGGCCGGGCAGGTGGGGGTGACCCTGCTGATCCCCGGCGGCATGCGGACGAACTTCTTCAACGACCGTCCCGAGCAGTACAAGCCCGGCCCGGACGCCCGGCTGAACCAGCCGGAGGATGTCGCGTCGGCGATCCTGTTCGCGCTCGGCCAGCCGCAGGGCTGCGAGGTCAGGGAGCTGGTCGTCGCCGCCTCCACGGAGACGTCATGGCCGTAG
- a CDS encoding ester cyclase has product MPDSREIHDAFAEALRTHDERRLLDCFHPDAVLVTPVGMVEGHEQIEWYFGQFFSTVPDLTTEVTTMRAHGDTIAVEWVTSGSQAGGMLLPDGTEIPGTGRPVRWTGCGMWTVEDGRFVAGRIYYDQLAAYMSLGCRLARTEPGSAAAPVDVGVPDPEPGPGPAAESRTGAVRRLLRRLAGR; this is encoded by the coding sequence ATGCCCGATTCCCGGGAGATCCATGACGCTTTCGCTGAGGCACTCCGCACGCACGACGAGAGGCGCCTCCTCGACTGCTTCCACCCGGACGCCGTTCTCGTAACCCCCGTCGGCATGGTCGAGGGGCACGAACAGATCGAGTGGTATTTCGGCCAGTTCTTCTCCACCGTGCCCGACCTGACGACCGAGGTCACCACGATGCGGGCCCACGGGGACACCATCGCCGTCGAATGGGTCACGTCGGGGAGCCAGGCGGGCGGGATGCTGCTCCCGGACGGCACCGAGATCCCCGGCACCGGCCGCCCCGTCCGCTGGACGGGATGCGGGATGTGGACGGTCGAAGACGGCAGATTCGTCGCCGGGCGCATCTACTACGACCAGTTGGCCGCTTACATGTCGCTGGGCTGCCGGCTCGCGCGGACGGAACCCGGCTCCGCGGCCGCTCCCGTCGACGTGGGCGTCCCTGATCCGGAGCCCGGACCCGGGCCCGCCGCCGAGTCGCGCACCGGCGCCGTACGCCGCCTTCTCCGCAGGCTCGCCGGCCGGTGA
- a CDS encoding PfkB family carbohydrate kinase, whose translation MSGPLVIVGDSLLDVDVEGTADRLCPDAPVPVVEEQAEHHRPGGAGLAALLAARDGTRVVLITAMGDDPSGRCLEGLLSPTVEIVRLPLRGTTVRKTRVRARGQTLVRIDTGDGRAMGRPGQVASASAFARAADALASASAVLVADYGRGVADLLREPLRGLDVPLVWDPHPRGSLPVPGCALVTPSEAEARGMCREPYVSPERTARRLVRDLDAGAVAITLGERGAMLARRGGRFGPVPVPHVAAGTDACGAGDRFAAAAALALADGASTEDAVARAVGEATRFVEEGGAAALRLPRPAAESPAPFAPGASAFEVAAAVRAAGGRLIATGGCFDLLHAGHVSLLRRARALGDALVVCVNSDDSIRRLKGPSRPLVSERDRVEVLRALGCVDAVTVFDEHTPSQVIERLCPDVWVKGGDYDERSMPEAEAVRRTGGEVVILPTVPGYSTTGLIAAAQAAS comes from the coding sequence GTGAGCGGACCACTCGTCATCGTCGGAGACTCCCTGCTCGACGTCGACGTCGAGGGGACGGCCGACCGGCTGTGTCCCGACGCTCCCGTCCCGGTCGTGGAGGAGCAGGCGGAGCACCACCGGCCCGGCGGGGCGGGCCTCGCCGCGCTGCTGGCCGCCCGCGACGGCACCCGGGTGGTGCTGATCACCGCCATGGGCGACGACCCCTCCGGCCGGTGCCTGGAGGGCTTGCTGTCGCCCACCGTCGAGATCGTGCGGCTGCCGCTGCGGGGCACGACCGTGCGCAAGACGCGGGTCCGCGCCCGCGGGCAGACGCTCGTCAGGATCGACACCGGCGACGGGCGGGCGATGGGACGGCCCGGGCAGGTGGCCTCCGCCTCCGCGTTCGCCCGCGCGGCCGACGCCCTCGCCTCGGCGAGCGCGGTCCTGGTCGCCGACTACGGGCGCGGTGTGGCCGACCTGCTGCGCGAGCCGCTGCGCGGCCTCGACGTGCCGCTGGTGTGGGATCCCCATCCCCGCGGGTCGCTGCCCGTGCCGGGATGCGCGCTGGTCACGCCCAGCGAGGCGGAGGCGCGTGGCATGTGCCGGGAGCCGTACGTCTCGCCCGAGCGCACCGCGCGCAGGCTGGTGCGCGACCTCGACGCCGGGGCCGTCGCGATCACGCTGGGGGAGCGCGGCGCGATGCTGGCCCGTCGCGGCGGCAGGTTCGGGCCGGTCCCGGTGCCGCACGTCGCGGCCGGGACGGACGCCTGCGGCGCGGGCGACCGCTTCGCCGCGGCGGCGGCGCTCGCCCTGGCGGACGGCGCGTCCACCGAGGACGCCGTCGCCCGCGCGGTCGGCGAGGCCACCAGGTTCGTGGAGGAGGGCGGGGCCGCCGCGCTGCGCCTGCCGCGCCCGGCCGCCGAGTCGCCGGCGCCGTTCGCGCCCGGCGCGTCCGCCTTCGAGGTGGCCGCCGCCGTACGCGCCGCCGGGGGCCGCCTGATCGCGACCGGCGGGTGTTTCGACCTGCTGCACGCCGGGCATGTGAGCCTGTTGCGGCGGGCCCGGGCGTTAGGCGACGCCCTGGTGGTCTGCGTGAACTCCGACGACTCGATCCGGCGGCTCAAGGGCCCGAGCAGGCCGCTGGTGAGCGAGCGCGACCGGGTCGAGGTGCTGCGCGCGCTCGGCTGCGTGGACGCCGTGACGGTCTTCGACGAGCACACGCCGTCGCAGGTCATCGAACGGCTGTGCCCGGACGTGTGGGTGAAGGGCGGCGACTACGACGAGCGGTCGATGCCCGAGGCCGAGGCCGTGCGCCGGACCGGCGGGGAGGTCGTCATCCTGCCGACCGTGCCCGGCTACTCCACCACCGGCCTCATCGCCGCCGCCCAGGCCGCTTCATGA
- a CDS encoding D-glycero-alpha-D-manno-heptose-1,7-bisphosphate 7-phosphatase, giving the protein MQGPARRPAAVLFDRDGTLVHDVPYNSDPDRVEPVAGAREALARLRAEGIPVGIVTNQSGVAKGLIAPEALRAVNDRVESLLGPFDVWEICPHDDGDRCDCRKPAPGLVLRAARRLGVAPEDCVVIGDIGRDVEAARAAGARGVLVPTPVTLPEEVSAAPEVAPDLAAAIDLVLAGIQLTAEDEEGGTGAGG; this is encoded by the coding sequence GTGCAAGGTCCCGCCCGCAGGCCCGCCGCGGTGCTCTTCGACCGCGACGGAACGCTTGTTCATGACGTCCCTTACAACTCCGACCCTGATCGTGTCGAGCCGGTCGCGGGGGCGCGGGAGGCGCTCGCACGACTCCGCGCGGAGGGCATCCCGGTGGGGATCGTGACCAACCAGTCCGGGGTGGCCAAGGGCCTCATCGCGCCGGAGGCCCTGCGTGCCGTGAACGACCGCGTGGAGTCCCTGCTCGGTCCGTTCGACGTGTGGGAGATCTGCCCGCACGACGACGGCGACCGCTGCGACTGCCGCAAACCCGCGCCCGGCCTCGTGCTGCGCGCGGCCCGGCGGCTCGGCGTCGCCCCGGAGGACTGCGTGGTGATCGGCGACATCGGCCGGGACGTGGAGGCGGCCCGCGCCGCCGGCGCGAGGGGCGTCCTCGTCCCGACCCCGGTGACGCTGCCGGAGGAGGTGTCGGCCGCCCCCGAGGTGGCGCCCGACCTCGCCGCGGCGATCGATCTGGTGCTCGCGGGGATTCAGCTCACAGCTGAGGATGAGGAGGGCGGGACCGGGGCAGGTGGGTGA
- a CDS encoding glycosyltransferase family 2 protein, which translates to MTTEMTRGTNTASAGEPHTDPHTDPRGETGPAVTVVIPTIGRPSLADTLAALGCAHGHGPEVIVVDDRPGESPEPLPVPGRVRVLRSGGRGPAAARNAGWRAATTPWVVFLDDDVVPGPGWVRALTEDLARLPGNVGGSQGRLEVPLPEGRRPTDAERNTAGLAGAHWITADMAYRRTALEATGGFDERFPGAYREDADLALRVEQAGFSLVKGERLTRHPVRDDGFWSSVRFQRGNASDALMRHVHGRDWRVIIGGHPGRLKRHALTTGMGLLALTLAATGGRRRRLAAAAGLAWLGLTAEFAWARIAPGPRTPEEIARMAVTSVVIPPVACAHRITGEMRVRADRMRKDGMRTGRRS; encoded by the coding sequence ATGACGACAGAGATGACCCGGGGGACGAACACGGCGTCCGCGGGCGAGCCGCACACGGATCCGCACACAGATCCGCGCGGGGAGACGGGGCCGGCGGTCACGGTCGTGATCCCGACGATCGGCCGGCCGAGCCTGGCGGACACACTCGCCGCCCTCGGCTGCGCACATGGTCACGGGCCCGAGGTGATCGTGGTGGACGACCGGCCGGGGGAGAGCCCGGAGCCGTTGCCCGTGCCCGGCCGCGTACGCGTGCTCAGGTCGGGCGGGCGGGGCCCGGCCGCCGCGCGCAACGCCGGGTGGCGGGCCGCGACGACGCCGTGGGTGGTGTTCCTCGACGACGACGTGGTGCCCGGCCCCGGCTGGGTGCGCGCGCTGACGGAGGACCTCGCCCGCCTGCCCGGGAACGTCGGCGGGAGCCAGGGGCGGCTGGAGGTGCCGCTGCCCGAGGGCCGCCGCCCGACCGACGCCGAGCGCAACACCGCCGGCCTGGCCGGCGCGCACTGGATCACCGCCGACATGGCGTATCGCAGGACCGCCCTGGAGGCGACCGGCGGATTCGACGAGCGCTTCCCGGGGGCGTACCGCGAGGACGCCGACCTCGCGCTGCGGGTCGAGCAGGCGGGGTTCTCACTGGTCAAGGGGGAACGGCTGACCCGCCACCCGGTGCGCGACGACGGCTTCTGGTCCAGCGTGCGCTTCCAGCGCGGCAATGCGTCGGACGCGCTCATGCGGCACGTGCACGGCCGCGACTGGCGGGTGATCATCGGCGGCCACCCGGGCAGGCTCAAGCGGCACGCCCTCACCACCGGCATGGGCCTGCTCGCGCTCACCCTGGCGGCCACCGGGGGGCGCCGGAGGCGGCTCGCCGCCGCCGCCGGGCTCGCGTGGCTCGGCCTCACCGCCGAGTTCGCCTGGGCCCGCATCGCCCCGGGTCCGCGTACGCCGGAGGAGATCGCGCGCATGGCCGTGACCAGCGTGGTCATCCCTCCGGTGGCCTGTGCGCACCGGATCACCGGTGAAATGAGGGTGCGGGCGGACAGGATGCGGAAAGACGGGATGCGGACGGGGAGGCGCTCGTGA
- a CDS encoding glycosyltransferase family 9 protein, producing MIGTALVVRPDNAGDVLLAGPAVRAVAAGAREVVMLAGPYGRAAAELLPGVDRVLEWRAPWIDPDRVPMTSEHAARLVEQIRAVGPDVAVIFTSFHQSALPTALLLRLAGVPRIAAISEDYPGSLLDVRHVVDEGVDVPEPERMLGLARAAGFDLPPGDDGRLAVRGPLPDVEHLTGPPGYVVVHPGTTAPARAWPAERWAEAVEALLAAGERVVVTGSPGERALTALVSGPALDLGGATTFAELAAVLAGASAVVAANTGPAHLAAAVGTPVVSLFAPVVPAARWAPYGVPAVVLGDQDAPCHGSRARICPVPGHPCLTAVGGEQVVDAVRRLATLTRTAEVTLGEAVKEGVS from the coding sequence GTGATCGGGACCGCTCTGGTGGTGCGGCCCGACAACGCGGGCGACGTCCTGCTCGCGGGGCCCGCCGTGCGCGCCGTCGCCGCCGGGGCGCGGGAGGTCGTCATGCTCGCCGGCCCGTACGGCCGGGCCGCGGCGGAACTGCTGCCCGGCGTCGACCGCGTCCTTGAGTGGCGCGCGCCGTGGATCGACCCCGACCGGGTGCCGATGACCTCCGAGCACGCGGCCCGCCTGGTGGAGCAGATCCGCGCCGTCGGCCCGGACGTGGCCGTGATCTTCACGTCCTTCCACCAGTCGGCGCTGCCGACGGCCCTGCTGCTGCGGCTGGCCGGGGTGCCGCGGATCGCCGCGATCAGCGAGGACTACCCCGGCTCACTGCTCGACGTGCGTCACGTCGTGGACGAGGGCGTGGACGTCCCCGAGCCGGAGCGGATGCTCGGCCTCGCGCGCGCGGCCGGCTTCGACCTGCCGCCGGGCGACGACGGCCGGCTCGCCGTACGCGGGCCGCTGCCGGACGTGGAACACCTCACCGGCCCGCCCGGCTACGTGGTCGTGCATCCCGGCACGACCGCGCCGGCCCGGGCCTGGCCCGCCGAGCGATGGGCGGAGGCGGTCGAGGCGCTGCTGGCCGCCGGTGAGCGGGTCGTCGTCACCGGCAGCCCGGGGGAGCGGGCGCTGACCGCGCTGGTCTCCGGCCCCGCCCTGGACCTCGGCGGGGCGACCACGTTCGCCGAGCTCGCCGCCGTGCTGGCGGGGGCGTCGGCGGTGGTGGCCGCCAACACCGGCCCCGCCCATCTCGCGGCGGCGGTCGGCACACCCGTGGTCAGCCTGTTCGCGCCGGTCGTGCCCGCCGCCCGGTGGGCGCCGTACGGCGTGCCGGCGGTGGTCCTCGGCGACCAGGACGCCCCCTGCCATGGGAGCAGGGCGCGCATCTGCCCCGTCCCCGGTCACCCGTGCCTGACCGCGGTCGGCGGCGAGCAGGTGGTGGACGCCGTCCGCCGCCTGGCCACGCTGACACGGACGGCGGAGGTGACGCTGGGCGAGGCGGTGAAGGAGGGGGTGTCATGA
- a CDS encoding carbamoyltransferase family protein, producing MRFLGINAIFHDPAAALVVDGEVIAAAEEERFSRRKHGKRPVPFSAWELPELAAAWCLEQAGLRPEDLDGVAYSYDPALVVPGGPGQDERWEDLRTAYARRAPNFLATALPGLDAAQVRFVPHHIAHAASAGLAAPYRESAVLVCDGRGEAVSHLAGHYRDGELTVLASQALPHSLGLMYEDLTEHLGFLRSSDEYKVMALASYGEPRFLREMRELIYPTGDGGFRVEPIDWSVYAKGLGKGEKWTADHADLAASVQVRLEEVLLDLAKWLHERTGARHLTMAGGVALNCVANTRLFAEGPFEEVWVQPAAGDSGTALGGALHLAQASGDPVVPMPGADLGRTWSDEELGAWLDVARVPYERPADLAATVAAELAADRVIAWFQGRAEYGPRALGRRSLLAHPGNPRNTERLNDVKGREQFRPIAPMVLAERASTIFGRGPTPSPYMLFVHDVRPEWRDRIPAVVHVDGTARIQTVERGRDPLLARLLEEFEARTGLPVVVNTSLNTAGRPMVDDPRDALECFGSAPVDVLVLGPYVVRRGAVFAG from the coding sequence ATGCGGTTCTTGGGGATAAACGCGATTTTTCATGATCCAGCCGCCGCGCTGGTCGTGGATGGTGAGGTGATCGCCGCAGCGGAAGAAGAGCGCTTCAGCCGTCGCAAGCACGGCAAGCGACCGGTCCCTTTCTCTGCCTGGGAACTGCCCGAGCTGGCCGCCGCGTGGTGCCTCGAACAGGCCGGGCTGCGGCCGGAGGACCTCGACGGCGTCGCCTACTCCTACGACCCCGCGCTCGTGGTGCCCGGGGGGCCCGGACAGGACGAGCGCTGGGAGGACCTGCGCACCGCCTACGCCCGCCGCGCGCCCAACTTCCTGGCCACCGCGCTGCCGGGTCTCGACGCCGCCCAGGTGCGGTTCGTCCCCCACCACATCGCGCACGCCGCGTCGGCCGGGCTGGCCGCGCCGTACCGCGAGTCGGCGGTGCTGGTCTGCGACGGCCGGGGCGAGGCCGTCTCGCACCTCGCCGGGCACTACCGGGACGGCGAGCTGACCGTCCTCGCGAGCCAGGCGCTGCCGCACTCCCTCGGGCTCATGTACGAGGACCTCACCGAGCACCTCGGCTTCCTCCGGTCCAGCGACGAGTACAAGGTGATGGCCCTCGCCTCCTACGGCGAGCCGCGCTTCCTGCGTGAGATGCGCGAGCTCATCTACCCGACCGGCGACGGGGGCTTCCGGGTCGAGCCGATCGACTGGAGCGTCTACGCCAAGGGGCTCGGCAAGGGCGAGAAGTGGACGGCCGACCACGCCGACCTCGCGGCGAGCGTCCAGGTCCGCCTGGAGGAGGTGCTGCTCGACCTCGCGAAATGGCTGCACGAGCGGACCGGCGCCCGTCATCTCACGATGGCCGGGGGAGTGGCGCTCAACTGCGTGGCCAACACCCGGCTGTTCGCGGAGGGCCCGTTCGAGGAGGTGTGGGTGCAGCCCGCGGCGGGCGACTCGGGCACCGCGCTCGGGGGAGCGCTGCACCTCGCGCAGGCGAGCGGCGATCCCGTCGTCCCGATGCCCGGCGCCGACCTCGGCCGCACCTGGAGCGACGAGGAGCTGGGCGCCTGGCTCGACGTGGCGCGGGTTCCCTACGAGCGCCCCGCCGACCTCGCCGCGACCGTGGCCGCCGAGCTCGCCGCCGACCGCGTGATCGCCTGGTTCCAGGGACGCGCCGAGTACGGCCCCCGGGCGCTCGGCCGCCGGTCCCTGCTCGCCCACCCCGGCAACCCCCGCAACACCGAGCGGCTCAACGACGTGAAGGGCCGCGAGCAGTTCCGCCCCATCGCCCCGATGGTGCTGGCGGAACGCGCCTCCACGATCTTCGGCAGGGGCCCGACGCCGAGCCCCTACATGCTGTTCGTCCATGACGTGCGGCCGGAGTGGCGCGACCGGATTCCCGCGGTCGTCCACGTCGACGGCACGGCCCGGATCCAGACCGTCGAACGCGGGCGCGACCCGCTGCTGGCCCGGTTGCTCGAGGAGTTCGAGGCCCGCACCGGGTTGCCGGTGGTGGTCAACACGAGCCTCAACACGGCCGGCCGCCCGATGGTCGACGATCCCCGTGACGCGCTGGAGTGCTTCGGCTCCGCCCCGGTGGACGTCCTCGTCCTCGGTCCGTACGTCGTGCGCAGGGGGGCGGTGTTCGCCGGATGA